The segment AACTCTGTGTCTGCGACCTGGCCTCACTCACGGGTCTGTCTTCTTCCGCCATCTCGCACCAACTCAGACTGCTGCGTGCCAACCGACTGGTCCGCTACCGCCGCGAAGGTAAAATGGCCTTCTATTCCCTGGACGACGACCACGTCCGTCATCTGCTGAGCGAAGGCCTGTGCCACGCACGAGAATAACCCATAATCAACATCGGAGACTGCATCACGATGCTCGACATACTGATCACCTACACCACTGAAACCTGGATTCTCCTCAACGAAGCGGCCCCTTGGGTCTTGTTCGGCTTTTTCGTTGCCGCTTTGATCAAAGTCTTCATCTCTGATCAATTCATCGCGAAACATCTGGGAAAGAACGGAGCCACCTCGGTACTCAAGGCCTCGGCACTGGGCGTGCCTCTGCCTCTCTGCTCCTGCGGGGTGGTACCGGCAGCGACAGGCCTCAGGCGTCAAGGCGCCAGCAAGGGCGCCACCGCCGCCTTCATGATTTCAACCCCGGAGACCGGGGCCGATTCCATGGCCGTAACCTGGGCCATGCTCGACC is part of the Desulfovibrio ferrophilus genome and harbors:
- a CDS encoding ArsR/SmtB family transcription factor, with the translated sequence MANDLCEVHGLHPESLGRVREKMPDDDTMLRLAEIFKALSDPTRARILYALTMEELCVCDLASLTGLSSSAISHQLRLLRANRLVRYRREGKMAFYSLDDDHVRHLLSEGLCHARE